A genomic segment from Malus domestica chromosome 05, GDT2T_hap1 encodes:
- the LOC103436194 gene encoding isocitrate dehydrogenase [NAD] regulatory subunit 1, mitochondrial, with amino-acid sequence MARRTLPIFKNLTQRPTPAPFLPKSDPNTRSVTYMPRPGDGAPRPVTLIPGDGIGPLVTNAVEQVMEAMHAPVYFERYDVHGDMKRVPPEVIESIRKNKVCLKGGLKTPVGGGVSSLNVQLRKELDLYASLVNCFNLPGLPTRHENVDIVVIRENTEGEYAGLEHEVVPGVVESLKVITKFCSERIAKYAFEYSYLNNRKKVTAVHKANIMKLADGLFLESCREVATKYPSINYNEIIVDNCCMQLVSKPEQFDVMVTPNLYGNLVANTAAGIAGGTGVMPGGNVGADHAVFEQGASAGNVGNEKLWEQKKANPVALLLSSAMMLRHLQFPSFADRLETAVKRVILEGKYRTKDLGGVSTTQEVVDAVIGKLD; translated from the exons ATGGCCCGCCGGACCCTCCCGATCTTTAAAAACCTCACACAGCGCCCCACGCCGGCACCATTCCTTCCCAAATCCGACCCGAACACCCGATCCGTCACCTACATGCCCCGACCCGGCGACGGTGCCCCGCGGCCCGTAACCCTGATCCCCGGCGACGGAATCGGCCCGCTTGTCACCAACGCCGTCGAGCAAGTCATGGAAGCGATGCACGCCCCCGTGTACTTCGAGCGCTACGACGTCCACGGCGACATGAAGCGGGTCCCGCCGGAGGTGATCGAGTCGATCCGGAAAAACAAGGTGTGCTTGAAGGGCGGGCTGAAGACTCCGGTGGGCGGCGGCGTGAGCTCGCTCAACGTGCAGCTGAGAAAAGAGCTCGACCTGTACGCTTCGCTAGTAAACTGCTTCAACCTCCCCGGCCTCCCCACCCGCCACGAGAACGTGGACATTGTCGTAATTAGAGAGAACACCGAGGGCGAATACGCCGGGCTCGAGCACGAGGTTGTCCCTGGCGTCGTTGAGAGCCTCAAG GTGATCACCAAGTTCTGCTCGGAGCGAATCGCGAAGTACGCTTTCGAGTATTCCTATTTGAACAACAGGAAGAAGGTGACTGCTGTGCACAAAGCCAACATTATGAAGCTGGCTGATGGGTTGTTCCTGGAGTCCTGCAGAGAGGTTGCTACAAAGTACCCAAGTATTAATTACAATGAAATCATTGTGGACAATTGCTGTATGCAACTCGTTTCGAAGCCCGAGCAATTTGATGTGATG GTCACTCCCAATCTTTATGGAAATCTAGTGGCAAATACGGCAGCTGGTATTGCTGGAGGCACTGGTGTCATGCCAGGAG GAAATGTGGGTGCTGATCACGCTGTTTTTGAGCAAGGTGCTTCGGCAGGAAATGTCGGAAATGAAAAGTTGTGGGAGCAAAAGAAGGCCAATCCAGTTGCTTTGCTTCTATCATCAGCAATGATGTTGAGGCATCTCCAGTTTCCTTCATTCGCTGATCGACTTGAAACAGCGGTGAAGCGAGTAATATTAGAAGGCAAGTACCGGACAAAAGATCTCGGAGGAGTCAGCACTACCCAAGAGGTCGTTGATGCCGTAATTGGTAAACTGGACTGA